From the genome of Porphyromonadaceae bacterium W3.11:
GCTCGTGACTTTATTAACTTGGATTACTTCAGTAATTTCAAGCTTAACCCTGAAATGTTCCAGAGTGCTAATCCATTTTTTGTAGTCTTCCTGACTCCACTTGTTGTTGGTTTCTTTGGACTCTTTGCAAAGCGAGGTAAGGCTGTGACTACACCTACTAAGATTGCTATCGGTATGGGACTTGCTGCATTAGCATATGTGGTAATGACTCTTGTTTCAATGGATCTTCCTACACTTAACGAAGCTAAGGAAATGGGTCGTACTGCTATGGCAGAACAAGGCTTACTACTCAGCCCATGGATTTTGGTTTTAGTATATCTAATCCTTACCATTGCAGAGTTGTGTATCAGTCCGCTAGGTCTGTCGTTCGTTTCTCAGGTAGCACCTCCTAAGATGCAAGGTATCATGCAAGGGGCTTGGTTGATGGCAACTGCTCTTGGTAACCTATTGCTCGTCTTTGGTGCTAAGCTATATAGCTCTATCGCTATTGCTGGGACATGGATGGTCTTTGTCGGCGTATGTTTGATCGCTATGCTTATTATGATCAGTATGCTTGGTTGGCTTAACCGTGTTACTGGACAGGATAACAGCGCTGCCAAGGCTTAATTTGAATAGAACTAATGAAGCAGAGAGAGTGGCATAATAATCCTAAGCGTATTCGCTTTGTTCGCTGGAGCCGTAATGCGGCAGCTGCGTTTCATAGCGTAAAGCTTGTGGTTAACATTGGCCGATTAAAGGCTAATGTGCAAGAACGTATAGCACCTAAAGCTAGCTCCTTGATGACCATGCTCTCTTACGTTTACAACGACGACTTTGTAGGTGGTGATAGAGATAAAGAATTTCTGAGAGAGGAAGATTCACTCGATGATTTTCTGTATCTATTGATTAAGCCTACGAGAGTCCTTGATGTAAATAATGCTTATAATTAGACACTAATATTTATTAGGTGCCTAGATCCACTATAGGGTCTGGGCACCTTTTTTTGTTATCGGATGAATATTGCAGATAAAATAATAGGGGGATACAGAATAAACGATATTGATGAACTTCTTAGCATTGTAGAGCAAACACCAAGAGAAGAGCTATACGAGGTAACGCATAGAATTACTCGTGAACTCTCTGGAAATGGATTTGACACTTGCTCCATTATCAATGTTAAGAGTGGTTTATGCAGTGAGGATTGTAAGTGGTGTGCACAGAGCGGCCATTTTAATACTCATTGTGAGACATATGATGCCCTACCGCCTGAGCAAGTATTGCCTCTAGCTAAGCATAATTATGAATTGGGGATAAAACGTTTTAGCTTGGTGGCTAGTGGCAGACGACCTACCAAAAAAGAGGAGGAAGATTATGTCGAGACGTATGAGAGACTCCGAGGGGAATTGCCCAATATGCATTTGTGTGCTTCTCTCGGTTTGGCAAAGAAGGAGACCTTAGCAGCTCTTTATGAAGCTGGATGTACCACCTACCACTGTAATATGGAGAGTGCACCTAGTTTCTTTCCTACCCTATGTAGTACACATACGCAAAAGCAAAAAGAGGAGACCCTACAAGCTGCTAGTGAAGTCGGCATGCGTCGCTGTAGTGGCGGTATTATAGGGATGGGTGAGTCTAGAAGACAGCGTGCCGAGCTGGCACTCTATCTTCATAGTTTAGAGATAGAGAGCATCCCTATCAATATCCTTCATCCAATACCTGGGACTCCTTTGGGCAATGAGATACCTATGGATTTTGACGAAGTGTTACTCTCCATTTGCATCTTTCGTTTGGCCAATCCTACCGCATTCTTGAGATTCAGTGGCGGTCGAGCACAATTGACTGAAGAGGTGCAGAAAAAGGCACTATATATCGGTATCAATTCTGCGATTACGGGGGGGCTATTGACGACCACTGCCTCTGTGACCGAACGTGATATGGTGCTATTTAAGGAAATGGATTACGATACAAAGAAAGAAACTGATTGGGAGAGATGATGACTACAGAAGAATTACTAAAGTGGGATAGGGAACACCTATGGCATCCATACACCTCTACAATTGATCCACTAGAGGTATATCCTGTGAAGAGTGCCAAGGGATGCACGATTACGTTGGAAGATGGTCGAGAGTTAATAGATGGTATGAGCTCATGGTGGGCAGCCTTTCATGGCTATAATGTGCCTGAAATTAATGAGGTGATTAGGACACAGAGTCAGGATCTATCTCACATTATGTTTGGAGGGTTTACTCATCGACCAGCCGTAGAGTTGGGTAAGCTACTCTTAGAGCATATTCTACCGAAGGGTTTTGATCAGCTCTTTTATGCCGATAGTGGGTCTGTGGCTGTTGAAGTCGCACTTAAGATGGCTATTCAGTATCAGCAGTCCAGAGGTCGTTCAGATAAGAATCGCTTTGCGACCATTCGTTCTTCTTATCATGGTGATACCTGGCATGCTATGTCTGTTTGTGACCCTCAGACCAGTATGCACGCTCATTTTGGACCCACACTACCAGCACAGTACTTTGTGCCACAGCCTAAGTCTCCCTTCTCAGGAGCGTGGGATCCTACCGATATAGAGCCTATGAAGTCGCTCCTGAAGGAGAAGCATCAAGAGATTGCTGCGATCATTGTGGAGCCTATTGTTCAGGGTGCAGGGGGAATGTACTTTTATCATCCCGAGTATCTTAATCAGTTGAGACAATTGGCCAATGAATACGATTGCCTCTTGATCTTTGATGAAATTGCAACAGGCTTTGGTCGAACTGGAAAGTTATTGGCGACCTACTACACCAAAATCCTCCCTGATATTATCTGTATGGGAAAGAGCTTGACTGGTGGATATATGACACTATCCGTTACCTGCACCACCAAGAAGATTGCCGATATGATCTGTAGTGGAGAAGCAGGATGCTTTATGCATGGGCCTACTTATATGGGTAACCCATTAGCCTGTGCTGTAGCCAAGCGTTCTGTTGAGCTCCTCTTAGCGTCCAACTGGGCACAACGCGTACCAGAGATTGAGACTCAATTAAGAGAGGGGCTCTCTCCTTTAGCAACTCATCCTAAAGTTCAGGAGGTACGCTGTCTCGGTGCAATTGGAGTGGTGGAAATGAAGGAACCAGTGGATATGAAAGCATTAATCCCCAAATTCATAGAGGAGGGGATCTGGATTCGACCTTTTGGCAGATTGGTGTACATCATGCCCCCTTTCCTAGCGATTAGTGACAAAGAGCTAGATAAACTGATTCGTGGTGTCAAGAAAGTCATAACGGAATGAAAAACTATGAACAAGCCCTTCAAAAATGTAAAGCAGAGGGGACTTATAGGACTTTGACAACCACCAAGAGTAGCGGAAAGTTTGTCCAGGTAGAGGGCCAAAGACTCCTAAATCTATCAGGTAATGATTATTTAGGGCTTCTTGATGCACCAGAACTACTAGATGAATTTTTACAAACGACCCACAATGAACCACTTAGCAGTGCTTCATCTCGTTTGTTATCTGGCAATGATGAGGTGTACGAACTTTTTGAGAGAGAGTTGGCGGAGACCTATGGTAAGCCTTCTGCTCTTATATGGGATAGTGGTTATCATGCCAATAGCGGAATACTTCCTGTTTTAGCACTCCCTAGGACTCTTATTCTAGCAGATCGATTAGTTCACGCTAGCATCATTGATGGGATTCGACTTTCTGGAGCCCCATTTAAGCGGTTCAGACACAATGACGTCAGTCATCTCTCTCAGATATTAGAGCAAAACTGTGCTGACTATGATCAAATATGGGTGGTGACAGAGAGCCTATTCAGTATGGATGGAGACTTCGCACCCCTAGAGGAGATCGTGCAGTTAAAAAGGAAGTATCCTCAGCAGGTCTATATATACTTAGATGAAGCACATGCCGTAGGCGTTAGGGGCGATGAAGGGTTAGGGTATGCGTCAGAATTAAATCTCCTGGACGATATTGATATACTGGTGGGTACTTTAGGAAAAGCACTTGGTTCTGTCGGTGCCTATAGTCTTCAAAGTAACGTCCTCAGACAGCTCTTTATCTCTAAGGCACGACCTCTGATTTTTTCTACAGCCCTGCCACCGATGAATATCAGTTGGAGTCACTTTATCTTCAATAAGCAGCGGAGGATGAATGAAAGAAGGGTCCATTTGAGAGCTCTGATTAAGCTATTTTCAGAGCGAATGGGGCACACCTATGCCTCCCAGATATTACCAATCATTATTCCAGGAGAGGAAGCCGTGACTAACGCTGCAGCTGAATTAACTCGCCAAGGTTATTACGTTCGGCCGATTAGGAAGCCAACTGTTCCAGAGGGATATGAACGCATTAGATTGTCACTTACTTCTGCTCTCTCAATAGATGAAGTAGAGCAGCTCGCAAACGTTCTAAAGAAATGATTACAAAACTGATTAGCAAAGAAGGGAATAATAACCTTCTCATTTATTTCACAGGGTGGGGGACTACACCAGAGGTGGTCGCACACCTAGCGATACCCGAAGGGTGGGATTACCTGACTGCTTATGAC
Proteins encoded in this window:
- the bioB gene encoding biotin synthase BioB gives rise to the protein MNIADKIIGGYRINDIDELLSIVEQTPREELYEVTHRITRELSGNGFDTCSIINVKSGLCSEDCKWCAQSGHFNTHCETYDALPPEQVLPLAKHNYELGIKRFSLVASGRRPTKKEEEDYVETYERLRGELPNMHLCASLGLAKKETLAALYEAGCTTYHCNMESAPSFFPTLCSTHTQKQKEETLQAASEVGMRRCSGGIIGMGESRRQRAELALYLHSLEIESIPINILHPIPGTPLGNEIPMDFDEVLLSICIFRLANPTAFLRFSGGRAQLTEEVQKKALYIGINSAITGGLLTTTASVTERDMVLFKEMDYDTKKETDWER
- the bioA gene encoding adenosylmethionine--8-amino-7-oxononanoate transaminase, which translates into the protein MTTEELLKWDREHLWHPYTSTIDPLEVYPVKSAKGCTITLEDGRELIDGMSSWWAAFHGYNVPEINEVIRTQSQDLSHIMFGGFTHRPAVELGKLLLEHILPKGFDQLFYADSGSVAVEVALKMAIQYQQSRGRSDKNRFATIRSSYHGDTWHAMSVCDPQTSMHAHFGPTLPAQYFVPQPKSPFSGAWDPTDIEPMKSLLKEKHQEIAAIIVEPIVQGAGGMYFYHPEYLNQLRQLANEYDCLLIFDEIATGFGRTGKLLATYYTKILPDIICMGKSLTGGYMTLSVTCTTKKIADMICSGEAGCFMHGPTYMGNPLACAVAKRSVELLLASNWAQRVPEIETQLREGLSPLATHPKVQEVRCLGAIGVVEMKEPVDMKALIPKFIEEGIWIRPFGRLVYIMPPFLAISDKELDKLIRGVKKVITE
- a CDS encoding 8-amino-7-oxononanoate synthase translates to MKNYEQALQKCKAEGTYRTLTTTKSSGKFVQVEGQRLLNLSGNDYLGLLDAPELLDEFLQTTHNEPLSSASSRLLSGNDEVYELFERELAETYGKPSALIWDSGYHANSGILPVLALPRTLILADRLVHASIIDGIRLSGAPFKRFRHNDVSHLSQILEQNCADYDQIWVVTESLFSMDGDFAPLEEIVQLKRKYPQQVYIYLDEAHAVGVRGDEGLGYASELNLLDDIDILVGTLGKALGSVGAYSLQSNVLRQLFISKARPLIFSTALPPMNISWSHFIFNKQRRMNERRVHLRALIKLFSERMGHTYASQILPIIIPGEEAVTNAAAELTRQGYYVRPIRKPTVPEGYERIRLSLTSALSIDEVEQLANVLKK